From a single Hippopotamus amphibius kiboko isolate mHipAmp2 chromosome X, mHipAmp2.hap2, whole genome shotgun sequence genomic region:
- the MED12 gene encoding mediator of RNA polymerase II transcription subunit 12 isoform X5: protein MAAFGILSYEHRPLKRPRLGPPDVYPQDPKQKEDELTALNVKQGFNNQPAVSGDEHGSAKNVNFNPAKISSNFSSIIAEKLRCNTLPDTGRRKPQVNQKDNFWLVTARSQSAINTWFTDLAGTKPLTQLAKKVPIFSKKEEVFGYLAKYTVPVMRAAWLIKMTCAYYAAISETKVKKRHVVDPFMEWTQIITKYLWEQLQKMAEYYRPGPAGGGGCGSAIGPLPHDVEVAIRQWDYNEKLAMFMFQDGMLDRHEFLTWVLECFEKIRPGEDELLKLLLPLLLRYSGEFVQSAYLSRRLAYFCTRRLALQLDGVSSHSSHVMSAQSTSTLPTTPAPQPPTSSTPSTPFSDLLMCPQHRPLVFGLSCILQTILLCCPSALVWHYSLTDSRIKTGSPLDHLPIAPSNLPMPEGNSAFTQQVRAKLREIEQQIKERGQAVEVRWSFDKCQEATAGFTIGRVLHTLEVLDSHSFERSDFSNSLDSLCNRIFGLGPSKDGHEISSDDDAVVSLLCEWAVSCKRSGRHRAMVVAKLLEKRQAEIEAERCGESEAADEKGSIASGSLSALSAPIFQDVLLQFLDTQAPMLTDPRSESERVEFFNLVLLFCELIRHDVFSHNMYTCTLISRGDLAFGAPGPRPPSPFDDPADDAERKEAEGSSSSKLEDPGLSESMDIDPSSSVLFEDMEKPDFSLFSPTMPCEGKGSPSPEKPDVEKEVKPPPKEKLEGTLGVLYDQPRHVQYATHFPIPQEESCSHECNQRLVVLFGVGKQRDDARHAIKKITKDILKVLNRKGTAETDQLAPIVPLNPGDLTFLGGEDGQKRRRNRPEAFPTAEDIFAKFQHLSHYDQHQVTAQVSRNVLEQITSFALGMSYHLPLVQHVQFIFDLMEYSLSISGLIDFAIQLLNELSVVEAELLLKSSDLVGSYTTSLCLCIVAVLRHYHACLILNQDQMAQVFEGLCGVVKHGMNRSDGSSAERCILAYLYDLYTSCSHLKSKFGELFSDFCSKVKNTIYCNVEPSESNMRWAPEFMIDTLENPAAHTFTYTGLGKSLSENPANRYSFVCNALMHVCVGHHDPDRVNDIAILCAELTGYCKSLSAEWLGVLKALCCSSNNGTCGFNDLLCNVDVSDLSFHDSLATFVAILIARQCLLLEDLIRCAAIPSLLNAACSEQDSEPGARLTCRILLHLFKTPQLNPCQSDGNKPTVGIRSSCDRHLLAASQNRIVDGAVFAVLKAVFVLGDAELKGSGFTVTGGTEELPEEEGGGGSGGRRQGGRNISVETASLDVYAKYVLRSICQQEWVGERCLKSLCEDSNDLQDPVLSSAQAQRLMQLICYPHRLLDSEDGENPQRQRIKRILQNLDQWTMRQSSLELQLMIKQTPNNEMNSLLENIAKATIEVFQQSAETGSSSGNTASNMPSSSKTKPVLSSLERSGVWLVAPLIAKLPTSVQGHVLKAAGEELEKGQHLGSSSRKERDRQKQKSMSLLSQQPFLSLVLTCLKGQDEQREGLLTSLYSQIHQIVNNWRDDQYLDDCKPKQLMHEALKLRLNLVGGMFDTVQRSTQQTTEWAVLLLEIIISGTVDMQSNNELFTTVLDMLSVLINGTLAADMSSISQGSMEENKRAYMNLVKKLRKELGERQSDSLEKVRQLLPLPKPTRDVITCEPQGSLIDTKGNKIAGFDSIFKKEILFPLLQVLKVCLLFSKSQQLTVSHFPEQGLQVSTKQKISPWDLFEGLKPSAPLSWGWFGTVRVDRRVARGEEQQRLLLYHTHLRPRPRAYYLEPLPLPPEDEEPPAPTLLEPEKKAPEPPKTDKPGAAPPSTEERKKKSTKGKKRSQPAAKTEDYGMGPGRSGPYGVTVPPDLLHHANPGSMSHLSYRQGSIGLYTQNQPLPAGGPRVDPYRPVRLPMQKLPTRPPYPGVLPTTMSGVMGLEPSSYKTSVYRQQQPAVPQGQRLRQQLQAKIQSQGMLGQSSVHQMTPSSSYGLQTSQGYTPYVSHVGLQQHAGPADPTRHLQQRPSGYVHQQAPTYGHGLTSTQRFSHQTLQQTPMIGTMTPLGAQGVQASVRSASILPEQQQQQQQQQQQQQQQQQQQQQQQQQQQYHIRQQQQQQILRIPSVFAAAAATAAAAATAAAAATAAATAAAAAAAAATSTPAAAAGGAAPAAAPVPAPVPAPGASADTATTTDSSFGPATPTTALQYPATAQYQHIWTLLSHLEELLVHWMWPHPIPLIPSPLPGLAPVVVGALPSGSIFNEFLVFLLM from the exons ATGGCGGCCTTCGGGATCTTGAGCTACGAACATCGGCCCCTGAAGCGGCCGCGTCTTGGGCCTCCCGATGTATACCCTCAAGATCCCAAACAGAAGGAG GATGAACTGACGGCCTTGAATGTAAAACAAGGTTTCAATAACCAGCCCGCTGTCTCTGGGGATGAACATGGCAGTGCCAAGAATGTCAACTTCAATCCTGCCAAG ATCAGTTCCAACTTCAGCAGCATTATTGCAGAGAAGTTACGTTGTAACACCCTACCTGACACCGGTAGGAGGAAGCCCCAAGTGAACCAGAAGGACAACTTCTGGCTGGTGACTGCACGATCCCAGAGTGCCATTAACACCTGGTTCACCGATCTGGCTGGCACCAAGCCACTCACACAGTTAGCCAAAAAG GTCCCCATTTTTAGTAAGAAGGAAGAAGTGTTTGGGTACTTGGCCAAATACACAGTGCCTGTGATGAGGGCTGCCTGGCTCATCAAGATGACCTGTGCCTACTATGCAGCAATCTCAGAGACCAAGGTTAAGAAGAGACATGTCGTTGACCCCTTCATGG AATGGACTCAGATCATCACCAAGTACTTATGGGAACAGCTGCAAAAGATGGCTGAGTACTACCGGCCAGGGCctgctggaggtgggggctgtGGTTCTGCTATAGGGCCCTTGCCCCATGATGTTGAGGTGGCGATCCGGCAGTGGGACTACAACGAGAAGCTGGCCATGTTCATGTTTCAG GACGGAATGCTGGACAGACATGAGTTCCTTACCTGGGTACTTGAGTGTTTTGAGAAAATCCGCCCTGGAGAGGATGAATTGCTTAAActgctgctgcccctgctgcTTCGA TACTCTGGGGAATTCGTTCAGTCTGCGTACCTCTCCCGCCGCCTTGCTTACTTCTGTACTCGGAGACTGGCCCTGCAGCTGGATGGAGTGAGCAGCCACTCGTCTCATGTGATGTCTGCTCAGTCGACAAGCACACTGCCCACCACCCCTGCTCCTCAGCCCCCAACTAGCAGCACACCGTCTACACCCTTTAGTGACCTACTTATGTGCCCTCAGCACCGGCCCCTAGTTTTTGGCCTCAGCTGTATCCTTCAG ACCATCCTCCTGTGTTGTCCTAGTGCCCTGGTTTGGCACTACTCGCTGACTGATAGCCGAATCAAGACTGGCTCACCACTAGACCACCTGCCTATTGCTCCCTCCAACCTGCCCATGCCAGAGGGCAACAGTGCCTTCACTCAGCAG GTCCGTGCAAAGTTGCGGGAGATCGAGCAGCAGATCAAGGAACGAGGACAGGCCGTTGAGGTTCGCTGGTCTTTTGATAAGTGCCAGGAAGCTACTGCAG GCTTCACCATTGGACGGGTGCTCCACACTTTGGAAGTACTGGACAGCCATAGTTTTGAGCGCTCTGACTTCAGCAACTCTCTTGATTCCCTCTGTAATCGAATCTTCGGATTGGGGCCCAGCAAGGATGGACACGAG ATCTCCTCAGATGATGATGCTGTGGTATCCTTACTGTGTGAATGGGCTGTCAGCTGCAAGCGTTCTGGTCGGCATCGCGCGATGGTTGTAGCCAAGCTGCTGGAGAAGAGACAGGCAGAGATTGAGGCTGAG CGTTGTGGAGAATCGGAAGCTGCAGATGAGAAGGGTTCCATCGCCTCTGGCTCCCTTTCTGCTCTCAGTGCTCCCATTTTCCAGGATGTCCTCCTGCAGTTTCTGGATACACAGGCTCCCATGCTGA CGGACCCCCGAAGTGAGAGTGAGCGAGTGGAATTCTTCAACTTGGTGCTGCTGTTCTGTGAACTGATTCGACATGACGTTTTCTCCCACAACATGTATACTTGTACCCTCATCTCCCGAGGGGACCTTGCCTTCGGAGCCCCTGGTCCCCGGCCTCCCTCTCCCTTTGATGACCCTGCCGATGACGCCGAGCGCAAGGAGGctgagggcagcagcagcagcaagctgGAG GATCCAGGGCTCTCAGAGTCTATGGACATCGACCCTAGCTCCAGTGTGCTCTTTGAGGACATGGAGAAGCCTGATTTCTCA TTGTTCTCCCCCACTATGCCCTGTGAGGGGAAGGGCAGTCCATCCCCTGAGAAACCAGATGTTGAAAAGGAGGTGAAGCCCCCACCCAAGGAGAAGCTAGAAGGGACCCTTGGGGTTCTTTATGACCAGCCGCGGCATGTGCAGTATGCCACGCACTTTCCCATCCCCCAG GAGGAGTCATGCAGCCATGAGTGCAACCAGCGGTTGGTCGTACTGTTTGGGGTGGGAAAGCAGCGAGATGATGCCCGCCATGCCATCAAGAAAATTACCAAGGATATCCTGAAGGTTCTGAACCGCAAAGGGACAGCGGAAACTG ACCAGCTTGCTCCTATTGTGCCTCTGAATCCTGGAGACCTGACATTCTTAG GTGGGGAGGATGGACAGAAGCGGAGGCGCAACCGGCCTGAAGCCTTCCCCACTGCTGAGGATATCTTTGCTAAGTTCCAGCACCTTTCGCATTATGACCAACACCAAGTCACGGCTCAG GTCTCCCGGAATGTTCTGGAGCAGATCACGAGCTTTGCCCTTGGCATGTCGTACCACTTGCCTCTGGTGCAGCACGTGCAGTTCATCTTTGACCTCATGGAGTATTCCCTCAGCATCAGCGGCCTCATCGACTTTGCCATTCAG CTACTGAATGAACTGAGTGTAGTTGAGGCCGAGTTGCTTCTCAAATCCTCGGACCTGGTGGGCAGCTACACCACCAGCCTGTGCCTGTGCATCGTGGCTGTCCTGCGGCACTATCACGCCTGCCTCATCCTCAACCAGGACCAGATGGCACAGGTCTTTGAGGG GCTGTGTGGCGTAGTCAAGCATGGGATGAATCGGTCTGATGGCTCCTCCGCAGAACGCTGTATCCTTGCTTATCTCTATGATCTGTACACCTCCTGTAGCCATTTAAAGAGCAAATTTGGGGAGCTCTTCAG CGACTTCTGCTCCAAGGTGAAGAATACCATCTACTGCAACGTGGAGCCGTCAGAATCCAACATGCGCTGGGCACCCGAGTTCATGATTGACACTCTGGAGAACCCTGCCGCTCATACCTTCACCTACACGGGGCTAGGCAAGAGTCTTAGTGAGAACCCTGCTAACCGCTACAGCTTTGTCTGCAATGCCCTTATGCACGTCTGTGTGGGGCACCATGATCCCGATAG GGTGAATGACATCGCAATCCTGTGTGCAGAGCTGACCGGCTATTGCAAGTCACTGAGTGCAGAGTGGCTGGGAGTGCTTAAGGCTTTGTGCTGCTCCTCTAACAATGGCACTTGTGGTTTCAACGACCTCCTCTGCAATGTAGAT GTCAGTGACCTGTCTTTTCACGACTCCCTGGCCACTTTTGTTGCCATCCTCATTGCTCGGCAGTGTCTGCTCCTGGAGGATCTGATTCGCTGTGCAGCCATCCCTTCGCTCCTTAATGCTG CTTGCAGTGAACAGGACTCTGAGCCAGGAGCCCGGCTTACCTGCCGCATCCTTCTTCACCTTTTCAAGACACCTCAGCTCAATCCTTGCCAGTCGGATGGGA ACAAGCCTACTGTAGGAATCCGCTCCTCCTGTGACCGCCACCTGCTGGCTGCCTCCCAGAACCGCATTGTGGATGGAGCTGTGTTTGCTGTTCTCAAGGCTGTGTTTGTACTTG GGGATGCGGAACTGAAGGGTTCAGGCTTCACTGTGACAGGAGGAACAGAAGAACttccagaggaggagggaggaggtggcagcGGCGGTCGGAGGCAGGGTGGCCGCAACATCTCTGTGGAGACAGCCAGTCTGGATGTCTATGCCAAGTACGTGCTACGCAGCATCTGCCAGCAG GAGTGGGTAGGAGAGCGTTGCCTTAAATCCCTGTGTGAGGACAGCAATGACCTGCAAGACCCAGTGTTGAGTAGCGCCCAGGCCCAGCGCCTCATGCAGCTCATCTGCTACCCACACCGGCTGCTGGACAGCGAGGATGGGGAAAACCCCCAGCGGCAACGCATTAAGCGTATTCTTCAG AACTTGGACCAGTGGACCATGCGCCAGTCTTCCCTGGAGCTGCAGCTGATGATCAAGCAGACCCCTAACAAT GAGATGAACTCCCTCTTAGAGAACATCGCCAAGGCCACAATCGAGGTTTTCCAACAGTCCGCAGAGACAGGGTCATCTTCTGGAAACACTGCAAGCAACATGCCCAGCAGCAGCAAGACCAAGCCTGTGCTCAG CTCCCTAGAGCGCTCTGGTGTATGGCTGGTGGCTCCTCTCATTGCCAAACTGCCCACCTCAGTCCAGGGGCATGTGTTAAAGGCTGCTGGGGAAGAATTGGAGAAGGGCCAGCACCTGGGTTCCTCTTCCCGCAAAGAACGCGATCGACAAAAGCAGAAGAG CATGTCCCTGTTGAGCCAGCAGCCCTTCTTATCCCTGGTGCTGACGTGTCTGAAGGGGCAGGACGAGCAGCGCGAGGGACTCCTTACCTCCCTCTACAGCCAGATCCACCAG ATTGTGAATAATTGGAGAGATGACCAGTACTTAGACGATTGCAAACCAAAGCAGCTAATGCATGAGGCACTCAAACTGCGGCTCAACCTG GTGGGGGGCATGTTTGACACGGTGCAGCGCAGCACCCAGCAGACCACGGAGTGGGCTGTGCTCCTCCTGGAGATCATCATCAGCGGCACTGTCGACATGCAGTCCAACAA CGAGCTCTTCACCACCGTCTTGGACATGCTGAGCGTGCTCATCAATGGCACCCTGGCGGCGGACATGTCCAGCATCTCCCAGGGCAGCATGGAGGAAAACAAACGTGCCTACATGAACCTGGTGAAGAAGCTGCGG AAAGAGTTGGGGGAGCGCCAGTCAGACAGTCTGGAAAAAGTTCGCCAGCTGCTCCCACTGCCCAAGCCAACCCGAGATGTCATCACTTGTGAGCCACAGGGCTCCCTTATCGACACCAAGGGCAATAAGATCGCTGGCTTCGACTCCATCTTCAAGAAGGAG ATACTTTTCCCTCTCCTCCAAGTCCTCAAGGTCTGTCTTCTGTTTTCCAAGTCTCAACAGCTCACTGTTTCTCATTTTCCGGAGCAGGGTCTGCAGGTTTCCACCAAACAAAAGATCTCCCCCTGGGATCTTTTTGAGGGCTTGAAGCCATCAGCACCACTGTCTTGGGGCTGGTTTGGAACAGTCCGGGTGGACCGGCGCGTGGCCCGCGGAGAGGAGCAGCAGCGGCTGCTGCTGTACCACACGCACCTgaggccccggccccgcgcctaTTACCTGGAGCCGCTGCCACTGCCACCGGAAGATGaggagccccccgcccccaccctgctgGAGCCTGAGAAAAAGGCCCCAGAGCCCCCCAAGACGGACAAACCTGGGGCCGCTCCCCCTAGCACTGAGGAACGCAAGAAAAAGTCCACCAAGGGCAAGAAACGCAGCCAGCCAGCCGCCAAGACAGAG GACTATGGGATGGGCCCAGGCCGGAGCGGCCCGTATGGTGTGACAGTGCCTCCGGACCTCCTGCACCATGCCAACCCTGGCTCCATGTCCCACCTCAGTTACAGGCAGGGCTCCATAGGCCTCTACACCCAGAACCAGCCACTGCCGGCAG GTGGCCCCCGCGTGGACCCATACCGCCCCGTGCGGTTACCGATGCAGAAGCTGCCGACCCGACCACCTTACCCTGGCGTGCTGCCCACAACCATGTCTGGCGTCATGGGACTGGAACCCTCCTCGTATAAGACATCTGTGTACCGACAGCAGCAGCCTGCGGTGCCCCAAGGACAGCGCCTTCGCCAACAGCTCCAGGCAAAGATA CAGAGTCAGGGGATGTTGGGACAGTCATCTGTCCATCAGATGACTCCCAGCTCTTCCTACGGTTTGCAGACCTCCCAG GGCTATACTCCTTATGTTTCTCATGTGGGATTGCAGCAACACGCAGGCCCTGCAG ATCCTACTCGCCACCTGCAGCAGCGGCCCAGTGGCTACGTGCACCAGCAGGCACCAACCTACGGACACGGGCTGACCTCCACTCAAAG GTTTTCCCACCAGACGCTGCAGCAGACACCCATGATAGGCACCATGACCCCGCTGGGTGCCCAGGGTGTCCAGGCCAGTGTCCGGTCGGCCTCCATCCTGcctgagcagcagcagcaacagcagcagcagcaacagcagcagcagcagcagcagcaacagcagcagcagcagcagcagcagcaacagtaCCACAtccggcagcagcagcagcagcagatccTGCGG ATCCCTTCTGTCttcgcagcagcagcagcaacagcagcagcagcagcaacagcagcagcagcagcaacagcagcagcaacagcagcagcagcagcagcagcagcagcaacaagcacaccagcagcagcagcaggcggCGCCGCCCCAGCCGCagccccagtcccagccccag TTCCAGCGCCAGGGGCTTCAGCAGacacagcaacaacaacagaCAGCAGCTTTGGTCCGGCAACTCCAACAACAGCTCTCCA ATACCCAGCCACAGCCCAGTACCAACATATTTGGACGCTACTGAGCCACCTGGAGGAACTGCTTGTGCACTGGATGTGGCCCCATCCTATCCCCTTAATTCCCAGTCCCCTTCCTGGGCTAGCACCAGTAGTGGTTGGGGCTCTTCCCTCAGGCTccatttttaatgagtttttagtatttttgttaATGTGA